ATCTGTTTTTTGCCGGCATTGGCAAGTACTTCGCCCAAGGTTTCTTTTATGTTCTCCTTATCGTATACCACATGTACCCCTTTAAAGGAATCATCGTAGTTGGTCATGGTCACATAATAAAGATTCAACTTATGCATATTCTGTTCATGCATGTCCTCTTGGCTTAGTACTTGGGTAAGTTCCCGTCCCCTGTCCGTTCTAAAGTTGAAAAATATGACCACATCACCATCTTGTATTTGTGCTACAGGATTTCCTTCTTCATTGGTCATGACGATTGGTTCTATGAACTCGTCCGTGATATTGTTATCATAGCTATGTTGGATGCTTTGTACGATATCCTTTGATTTTTCACCTTCTGCATTGACCATTACGTCATAGGCCTTTTTTACTCGTTCCCATCGTTTATCGCGGTCCATGGCGAAATACCTTCCTACCACAGAGGCTAATTTGGCATTTTTCCCTGAACAAAAGGCAACCAGATCCTCCAAGAAGCCTTTACCACTTTTAGGATCCACATCCCTACCATCCGTAAAGGCATGAATGTACATTTCTTTTACACCGGAATCTGAACCAGCTGTAATCAATCCCTTTAGGTGATCAATATGGCTATGTACCCCACCATCACTAAGTAAACCTAGAAAATGTACAGGCTTATTGTTCTTTTTGGCATAGGCGAAAGCATCCTTTAGGGCTTGTTCATCCTTTAAGGTATTGTCCTTAACGGCCAAATTGATTTTGGCCAAATCCTGATAAACTATTCTACCCGCACCCAAATTCATATGGCCTACTTCACTATTACCCATCTGACCTTCCGGCAGACCTACGTTCATTCCATCGGTAAGGAGGTTGGCGTTTGGATAATTCTTATATAAACTATCTATAAAAGGCGTGTTTGCCTTGTCTACTGCAGAAACTTTTGGGTCCGGGGATTTACCCCATCCGTCCAATATCATTAAGATAACTTTCTTGTTCATCTTTAACTCATAAATTTAATATTCAAAAATACTATGATTCCTGAAGTTTAACTAGTCTGCATCAAGTCTTTTTAGAGTTTAATGCGATATCGTTAAAGGATTTAACGGTTGGTTGTCGCTTTTGTTAAAATTTAGTTATTTAACTGTTAATCCTGTAACATCATCCTATAAGAGGAGTCTATATTTATATAATAACAATCTATTCATCAATTAAATTCATTCATCATGAAAAAAACAATCCTAACAATGTCCATGGCGATGCTACTCATGGGTGGCGGCCTCATGGCCACAGAATCTATGGCTTATGGCCCAATCGCAATTGAGAAAAATCTTAAGGCCTATGAAATCAGTTCCTTTTGTAAAGCGGTAATGCAAGGTGATATTACTACCGTGGAGCGCATGATTGAACTCGGTGAGGATATCAACAAGAAATCCCTAGGAATGACTCCTGTGATGTTCGCTGCACGTTATAACAAGGCCGAAGTACTTCAATTACTTATTGACAATGGGGCCGACCTGAACATTAAAAGTAATCAAGGATTTTCGGTAACTAAATATGCCGAACTCTCCAACGCTACCGATGCTCTTGCCATTCTGGAGAACGCTTTGGGCAGTTAATCTTTCAGTAACAGACCATCAATCAAAAGGCGAAAGTCCTGTTCCCCTTTATTGCAGGAACAGGGCTTTTTTGACATCCTAACTATGTTGATATGTTGGCCCTTTTCGCTTGAATTTAATTCGTAAATTATTTTTTGCTATAGAGAATAACTGAATATTCAAGTTAAAGTATGGAAATTTATGAGTAGTGTTAATTTTTTGCTATTGTTTTCTTAAAATAAGAAATTCATAAAAATTGATGCTTAATTTTGATTATATAATAAAATATAGTTTTAATTAAATAGTCATATTATGAAAAATACAATTCTAACAATGGTTTCCCTAGGAATTTTGACCTTCTCAGGAGCCTATGCAAATACAAATTTAGAAGGCGATATAGATAATATTGTGGTAACTCGAGTAAATGATAATATCAACTCACTTTGTAAGGCTGCAATGCAAGGCGATGTTGAGAAAGTAAGAAGTTTGATTGCCACAGGTGAGAGCGTAAATGAAGCATCCTTGGGAATGACTCCTGCCATGTATGCAGCAAGATATAACAAAGCAGAAGTTTTAAAGGTGTTAATGCTGAACCGTGCCAATTTGAACCTAAAAAGTGACCAAGGTTATACGGCAAAGGACTACGCAGAAATGTCAAAGGCAACCGAGGTATTGGAAGTTCTTAATTCCAACTCTTAATTTTGTAGGGTTTATTTGAATTAGAAAAAAGGCCCATCGATTTCGATGGGCCTTTTTATTTTAAATACTCTAAATAGTGTTCAAGTAAAAGAGTAATCGTTAAAATTCAAATCCATTGACTGCCCTATAAACGAATGCATACACGGCCATAAATAACATCAAGGCGCAAAAGACCGAATAGACTTTCAAAAGCACTACCAATATTTCTGGTTTGCAATTTTCAAAAGCGCCCACGTAAAGATTCTTAAAGTGTGTTAGTGTTCCCATTATAGTGTCTCGTTTAGATACCGATAAAAATCGATATACATTACTAAATCAAAGCTATAAGGGTTAAATTTTAATAGTAAAGTAATTCGGGAACGCTAAATATAGTAAAAAGAAAGAGGCATTGATGTTATATATCCGATTATCCGCAAAAATTAACGTTTATACTTCTGCTTTATATTTTTCAATGGCGTCCCTAATTTTTCTATTCTATTTTTTGGATTTGGATGTGTACTCTGAAACTCGGGAACAAGATTTGGCCAAGGGGTGGCCCTTAATTTTTCATAAACTTGATCATTTCATATGTACCATAGCAGCCTGAATCATAAGAAGACACCAAAATCATCAATTTTCAATTTATCTCCAGGGCATTGGTAACCTTTTTCTTATACCATCCAGCAATGGCGTTAAAGAAGAGACCTATTTATGTCCAAAATATTGTTCTGTATGTAGCTTCTGAGAAAGGCGCGGGTAAAATGTTCTGCGCCAAAAAATTCCTCCTTTTCCAAAAGGGCTATTACGTTGAAACCTCTGTAGGCTTCCAACATCGGAATGGATAGAGGGGCATAGCTGTAGTGCCAGGGCTCGTATTTAAATCCCCTTCTTTTAGGGTCGTCCGTATAGACCAAGTGATAACCGTAAGTTTCTGAATTCTCGTCCATCCATAACTTAAAGTCCTCATAAGGACCTCCGTTACCATATTTTTCAGGATCCAGTACATCGCCCTCTACATTTCTGTAACCGTCAATGATATCGGCGTCGGTACCCCAATGGTGCCTACTGGTTCCCGGAATGGTGGAGTATTCTATAATTTTTTCAATGGCGGCCATGGGTTCCATACCTTCATCAGTATAGGTGATATACTTTCGTTCAAATATACCTTCCTGTCTACTAAAATCCCGAAAACTGGAAACGATCTTCAAATCGATACCATCGGAGTATGCAGCTTTTTTCATATCCAAAAAGGCATCATGGGCTTCCTTCCTTAGGTTAATATCCTTTCCATAAAGTTCAATAGGGGCCTTTCCCATAAGTTCAGCTATGGAATATTCGGCTTCCTGCATCAAAATATTAGGGAGCAATGAAAGCCCTAATGCGGCTCCACTACTTTTTTGGATAAAAGACCTTCTCTTCATTTTGGTTTTGTTTCCGTTATATGGATATATACTTTTTAAAATTAAGCAAATAAATCGGGTGGACTTGTTTTAAACAAAGTCCACGATAGGTATATAACGTTCAAACGAACGGGATTATTACCCGCTTTTAAGCGTTCCCACTTTATTCAAAATGTATTTTTTCCGTTATCTGGCCAAGTATAGAAAACCTTGGTATTTCAAATCAAGGTCCAACATATCTATGGTATAAAAATAAATTCCAATGGGAAGGCCATCCTCCCTACTGATTACGAAGTTGTCCACATTGGACATTCCCACAAATTCGTCCACATAGTTTTCCTTTTCAAAAACCTTCAGCCCAAAACGATCATAGATTCGTACCATGTTGTTTGGGGATTCCTCCAATTCCTCCACGTAAAAGCGATCATTGATGCCGTCCCCATTTGGAGATATAAAAAAGTTGTCCAAGGTGGGTACATCCTTGGCCAAAGGTTCAAAAGGTATTTGGGAAACGCCAAGTGTAATAATTTCATACTCATCGGGGACAAAGGTTTCGGTGGTTACAAACCCTTGGTCCAAGGTGCCGGTAACCATACCGACCTCCAAATTGATCCAGCGCTGTGAAATTTTGCTCCAACCTACGGGAATTATTTTTGTGGGATCATCCGTAAGGGCGGTGAGATTGCTTCGTTCGTTCCAGGAAATGGATACGGTAGATGGAATACTGCCTTCCAAACGCCAGAATTCCAAAGTGGAAACGGCCTCAATGTCAACATCCAGGACTGAGGTATCAAAATTGCCCGGAATGACCCCCTGAGTACCGGGGTTGTCAAAAAAATAGGCGCACTTGGCAAAGGGATTCGCAGCTTCGGAGTTCAAGGTCAAGGGCCTTAAAAATTCCACATCGCCCACGGGGAACAAAAAATTCTGTTGGTTGGTGATGGCCGCATAACCATTTATTTTGGTAAGATTGCCGTCCCCATTGTAAAAGGCGTCCGTCAAAAAATTATAATAGACGGCACTGTTGGATTTTGGGGTATAGATATCCCCCAGGATAAAATTGGTGTTGTTGTTGGTATCCAGACCAAGGTTTAAAATTAAGTCATTGTCCACGGCAACCTCTACATCATAAAACATGGGGACTATACTCCCAAAAACGGACAGGTCGGTTCCATAGAAACCGGCAAGGCCCCTGTTACCATCAAAAGGGGAGTCATTGATAAAATCCGTATGGAAACCTAAGTTACCCCCCTCATGGATACGGATGTTGCCATTGTTATATAGCGCGGTCTGGGCCGTAACACAAACCAAGGAAAAGAACGCGATGATGTTGAGAGCTCTATTCATTTTCTTTGGCTAATAGGTGTTGAATGGCTTTTACTTGTTCTTTTAAGGCGTCCAATTCCCTGGAAAGTGCTTTGTTTTCTTCCTGTAAGGTCTCAATCTTCTTTTCCTGTTCTATGGTATGGAGGAAAAGTTCCTCTATTTTTTCCAAGTTTTGAAGATTGGATTTGCTCAAGTTCCAAGCCCCTTCTTTTTTGGCCGTCTTAGCTGAAGTTACACCGGGTAAATGATTGTTTTTCTTGATAAAACTTTCAATTTCCTTTAAAGATTGAAATTGGTATTCACTGTTTAAGTTGGACACTCCTAAAAAGTATTTTTGGAAGACATAATCTGGTACTCCAATAATGTTATCATTCGAAAGAAAACTCCCATCTGTTCGAATATTACCAGCAACGTGTAAATTTTGTTGGGGAACCGTAACTCCAATTCCAACATTGCCATTTCCTAGAATTCTCAAGCCTTCATTACCACCAGCTGAAAATGCGATTTCATCTTCGCCAGGTTGAAACATGCCATCATTTTTTGTTGTGCTGTTAAAACGGTATGTAGGCAAAGCAGCTGAACCTCCTGTGTCAGGACCAGAAAAGGACCCTGCTCTAATTTGATTAGCAACTTGGAGTTGAGCAGTAGGGCTAGCAACACCAATCCCCAAGCTATTTCCATCCCAATTAAGTTGAGCAACATTTTCGTTAACACCCCCATTTCCATCGGAAAACAAAATTGCTCCTGTATTTACTGGATTTGTTAAATTTTCCCAGGTGGCGACGCCCCCTAATGTTGTGAGCACCTGTCCGTCGGTTGCCGACCCCTTAACCCGAAGTTCATCAGCAACGGTTTCTATAGTCGTTCCGTCGACCTTCAGGTCGTAGCCGGTGGTGGGATTGAAATCCGAAAGTCCGTCGTTAGTGTCGGTGTCGTTGACCGCGCTGCCGGCCACATCGGTGTCAAGTTCCCAGGTTCCCGATGTGTTGTTCCATTTAAGTATCTGGTCCTCGGCCGTTCCGGGGATGATTTCCAAAGAACCGGAGGCGTTCTGGTTGAGCCCGTTGCCGACCACGTTGCCGTTTATCTTGTCGGCGGTTATCGCGTCGTCCGGCACTTCGAGTTGGTCCGTGGCGTTTACGGCGATGGTTGTGTTGTCGACATTTATATCGTACCCAGTTGTCGCATTGAAATCCGAAAGTCCGTCGTTAGTGTCGGTGTCGGTGACCGCGCTGCCGGCCACATCGGTGTCAAGTTCCCAGGTTCCCGATGTGTTGTTCCATTTAAGTATCTGGTCCTCGGCCGTTCCGGGGATGATTTCCAAAGCACCGGAGGCGTTCTGGTTGAGCCCGTTGCCTGCTACGTCCGGGTTGATTTTGGTTGCGTCCACGCCGTTGTCGTTTATCCGCAATACATCGGCGTTTAGCTCGATGGTCGTTCCGTCGACCTTCAGGTCGTACCCAGTTGTCGCATTGAAATCCGAAAGTCCGTCGTTAGTGTCGGTGTCGGTGACCGCGCTGCCGGCCACATCGGTGTCAAGTTCCCAGGTTCCCGATGTGTTGTTCCATTTAAGTATCTGGTCCTCGGCCGTTCCGGGGGTGATTTCCAAAGCACCGGAGGCGTTCTGGTTGAGCCCGTTGCCTGCGACGTCCGCATTTATCTTCGTGGCGTCCACGCCGTCGTCGGCGATTTGCAGTGCATCGGTGGCGAGTTCGATTGTGGTACCGTCCACGTTTATGTTGTATCCCGTGGTTACACTGAAGTTCGATAGCCCGTCGTTGGCGTCGGTGTCTGATATACCAGTACCTCCACCATTATTATCATTTGCTGGTTGCCATTCTCCCAAGGTATTATTCCATTTCAAAACCTGTCCGTCCCCCGCCCCGTTTTGACCTAAATCTTCCAACAAAATGGTGGCATTGGTAATTTGAGCTGAACCAATCGTACCCACGGTAAATTCATTTCCTAAAGTTCCGTCACCTGTTATTGTTGCTTGATCGGCCAATTCCGTAGTTCCCGTACCACCTGTTGGTAGGTCAATCCAGCCAACTATACCAGCTGTACTTGTTGTTAAAACTTGAGTGTTTGCTGGAGTAGCTGCAGCCGGTGCGATATCTCCGGTAGCAATTGTGCCATCCAATATATTAGCAGATTGAACAGCATCGTTGGCAAGTTTGGCATTGTTCACAGAATTATTTGCCAGTTCTGCCGTGCCAATTCCTAAAGGTGCAACATCTATAGTTAGTGGGTCACCAGCTGTTCCGACCCCAGTGAGGGTAAGTGTTGCGTCGGCAACGGCCGAGACTTCGTTCCCAATAATCCCATCTATCTCTGCTGCACCTTCAGGTACATCAATCCATTCTACGACACCGGCAGTATTGGTTGAAAGTATCTGTGTATTTGCTGGTGCCGGGGCGGATGGAGCAATATCAATTGTTGCTACTGTTCCATTAGCAATATTTACAGATTGTACAGCGTTGTTTGCCAGTTTGGCATTGTTTACGGAGTTGTTTGCCAGTTCTGCAGTCCCAATTCCTAAGGGTGCTACATCCAAGGTATAAGGGTTTGCAGCGTTTCCTGCTCCGGCACGTATCAAGGTCGCATCCGTTGCATCAGTTATTTCATTTCCAATAATTCCATCTACTTCTACTGTGCTTAATCCACCTAAATTTACTGTCTCCGTACCCCCATCTTCTAATGTTAGGGTAAGTTGTCCATTACCAGAATTAAAATTAAAAACTTCGATTGCCTGATCATCAGATCCAATTAATGCCCCCAAATTAACCATATTGTTTCCTAGGCCCGTGGAGGGTCTAATGGTCAACGTAGTATCGGCCTTTGAAAAACTAAGTTCATAAATATCGTTTTGATCCTGCCAAGCCACTATACCATTGGGGTCGGTAGTCAGTAATTGGTCCGGAATGTCTGCGGCAAAGTCCCGAGTTTGGATAGTGCCATCGATAATCGCGTCGGAATCCACGGATTCCGTGGCCAATTCTTCCGGCCCTACTGCAGCATCTCCCAATTTGTTACGGCCTATGGAATTGTCCTGTAGGTCAACACCATTGATACTTTCGTCCACAATTTGTTCACTTCGAATACTATTGGGAGCCACTTCCAGATTATAACTATTTGGGGTTTGGGTGATGGCTATGGTGCTTCTAAGGTTTTCAATGGGATCGTTGGTAATATTGAAGCTAACCGCATCGCAAAGGTTCACCCATTGGGTGCCATCAAAGTAATGGATACATTCGGTATCCGTATTGTACACCATTCCCCCACGCTGTGGCGCAATTGTTTCCATTTGTGCGGTAGTCGCCTTGGTAATCACCAAGACTTTGGAGTTGCTTTCCAGTTCCAAAACGGAAGCTGGATCTATGGTCTGTGGATTATCACCGATCTTAACCTGTCCAAGGGCTTCGTTCGTTACCAAGGACAATATAAAGGATAGTATTAGGAGACGTTTCATCTGTAGAATTTTATTGTTTTTTATGCGTCAGATGTAATTCGCCATGCAACATCCGGGGTAGGGTATCTCTAAATGTTATGGCCAATTTCATATAGCG
This window of the Maribacter cobaltidurans genome carries:
- the gpmI gene encoding 2,3-bisphosphoglycerate-independent phosphoglycerate mutase is translated as MNKKVILMILDGWGKSPDPKVSAVDKANTPFIDSLYKNYPNANLLTDGMNVGLPEGQMGNSEVGHMNLGAGRIVYQDLAKINLAVKDNTLKDEQALKDAFAYAKKNNKPVHFLGLLSDGGVHSHIDHLKGLITAGSDSGVKEMYIHAFTDGRDVDPKSGKGFLEDLVAFCSGKNAKLASVVGRYFAMDRDKRWERVKKAYDVMVNAEGEKSKDIVQSIQHSYDNNITDEFIEPIVMTNEEGNPVAQIQDGDVVIFFNFRTDRGRELTQVLSQEDMHEQNMHKLNLYYVTMTNYDDSFKGVHVVYDKENIKETLGEVLANAGKKQIRIAETEKYPHVTFFFSGGREVPFDGEKRLLCPSPKVATYDLQPEMSAYDIRDAIIPELEKGEVDFVCLNFANPDMVGHTGVMEAAIKACETVDKCAKDVITTAVENDYSVIVIADHGNCETMINPDGTPNTAHTTNPVPLILVDKDIKSIRDGVLGDIAPTILKLMGVAQSSYMTQKSLVD
- a CDS encoding ankyrin repeat domain-containing protein, giving the protein MKKTILTMSMAMLLMGGGLMATESMAYGPIAIEKNLKAYEISSFCKAVMQGDITTVERMIELGEDINKKSLGMTPVMFAARYNKAEVLQLLIDNGADLNIKSNQGFSVTKYAELSNATDALAILENALGS
- a CDS encoding ankyrin repeat domain-containing protein, which encodes MKNTILTMVSLGILTFSGAYANTNLEGDIDNIVVTRVNDNINSLCKAAMQGDVEKVRSLIATGESVNEASLGMTPAMYAARYNKAEVLKVLMLNRANLNLKSDQGYTAKDYAEMSKATEVLEVLNSNS
- a CDS encoding DUF6747 family protein, which codes for MGTLTHFKNLYVGAFENCKPEILVVLLKVYSVFCALMLFMAVYAFVYRAVNGFEF
- a CDS encoding M15 family metallopeptidase, which codes for MKRRSFIQKSSGAALGLSLLPNILMQEAEYSIAELMGKAPIELYGKDINLRKEAHDAFLDMKKAAYSDGIDLKIVSSFRDFSRQEGIFERKYITYTDEGMEPMAAIEKIIEYSTIPGTSRHHWGTDADIIDGYRNVEGDVLDPEKYGNGGPYEDFKLWMDENSETYGYHLVYTDDPKRRGFKYEPWHYSYAPLSIPMLEAYRGFNVIALLEKEEFFGAEHFTRAFLRSYIQNNILDINRSLL
- a CDS encoding gliding motility-associated C-terminal domain-containing protein, translating into MNRALNIIAFFSLVCVTAQTALYNNGNIRIHEGGNLGFHTDFINDSPFDGNRGLAGFYGTDLSVFGSIVPMFYDVEVAVDNDLILNLGLDTNNNTNFILGDIYTPKSNSAVYYNFLTDAFYNGDGNLTKINGYAAITNQQNFLFPVGDVEFLRPLTLNSEAANPFAKCAYFFDNPGTQGVIPGNFDTSVLDVDIEAVSTLEFWRLEGSIPSTVSISWNERSNLTALTDDPTKIIPVGWSKISQRWINLEVGMVTGTLDQGFVTTETFVPDEYEIITLGVSQIPFEPLAKDVPTLDNFFISPNGDGINDRFYVEELEESPNNMVRIYDRFGLKVFEKENYVDEFVGMSNVDNFVISREDGLPIGIYFYTIDMLDLDLKYQGFLYLAR